TAACTTCCATGCTAGGGTGctgcatttttaattatttgtggaCGTCATCTATATATCCATTAATTTGCAGAGAGTGGTCGTGCTTATAATTCGTCATTTCAGAACAAATTAAGCTTTTCTAGCTCCTATATGgaggcatgcatgcatgcacgcATAGAGAGAGCTGCACTGAGAACTTACTTGATGGCTTTTTGCACAAAAGAAAGATGCTGATGGAAATAATCGATCCTTTGGTTGTCAATGAGGGCTTCCTTTAGGGGCAATCTTGGGTTATCTGTCTCGTCAACACCTTCAGCAAAATAGGGGGGAGAGATATATTTCATATCAAAACTCAAAAGGGATCTACGAAACAAAAACTGGCTTCCATTGTATATTACACCAAGAAACTAATGAAAATTATTTACCATTCTCGGTGATGTAAATAACTGGATCGTTGTATGCCTTCTTTATGTAAACCAAAAGATCATGAAGTCCACTTGGGTAAAAGAGGAGCCAAAATGAGCCTGCCTGTAATTTCATGAAATCATGAGTAGGGTGTGAGTTCCAAGAATagggtttgttttctttttcttgctaAGATTTTATGGAAAGAAAAACTAGTAAGAAGTCTCTCTGTGTGTTAAAATCACAAATCACAAATtacattaattaagaatatgaaATTAAGGGCTTATTGACTAGATGATTCATACCTGTGGACCGATGGGAATTCCATCACGTTCAACTGCACGCACAACCAAAAGCCAATTGTTAGTATGGaattactaagaaaaaaaaatattctaaaccaTCTTGAAGTTGTTCGTGCTTACAGAAGGAAGCAACACGGGAATCTGTCTCATAGCTTCGGTGTGTATCATTAGATTGAGATTTATGGGCCACATAATTGGCAGAATAATAATTCAatccaataaaatcaaatgatccCTTTATAGATCCAGCTTGTTTCTTGGAGAATTTGGGCAATCTTTCTCCTACAAGAGATCTCATTGAACTTGGATATTCGCCACTGGTTAATGGACTCATAAACCTACAAAAAATGACCCCAAAATAGTGCTATAAGAATTCATCAGTGAACGAAtagaaatgagatgaaattcaAGCAAACACATACCATCCAAGATTGAAATCGAGGGCTCGGCTGACAGCCTCAAGGTCTTCTTTAGCATTAGACAATGGCACAAACCAATTTGTTTGTAATGTAATCCCTATCTTGCCCTTTTGTTTTGcctacaaattaatattttagccagttaaatcacaatgtataggcaattaaaaaaaaaaactaagaagatgGAATCGTTATACAGATCAAATTGAGTCATCCCTtcttccaaaaataataatcggAGAATGGTGTGGGAATTATGAGTTAAACCTGAAACCTTGTCCTGTACAGTTTCACAGCAGCAGCATGAGCAAGGATTTGGTTGTGCGACACCATGTATGGTTCTGCTCCTGAATCTCCACCGGTGCAGTTTTTTCCAATCCAAGCAGAACACCTACCTGGTGGGAACATGCCCGCAATATAGCCTTGCATGGTAAACATGGTTGGCTCATTCAATGTGATCCAATGTTTAACTCGATCTCCAAAATTTTCGAAACAAATTTTCGCATAGTCTTGATAATCATTCCTGCATAATTTAGCAGATCCTGATTAACTCCGAGTGTTTAATATTAGAGGAAGAGGAAGGCAAGGAGATTTACTTACACAATTCTATCACTTAAAAATCCTCCATACTCGTCTTCTAAAGCCTGTGGAAGATCCCAGTGGAAAAGGGTGACAAATGGTTTTATGCCTGCaaatgatataattaagaaaCAGGTGAATTATTTCTGCATgcacatgatttaattatatttgttgagaATTACTAGTTATTATATAGAATCATAACCATTGGCCAGGAGTTCATTGATGAGATTGTTGTAGTAATTAATTCCTTTCTGATTCACACCCCCGCACTTTTTTccttctgaaaaaaaaaaaagaggaaaaatttCTAGTAAGAATTTGAGCCTTCCATTTTTATCTTACTTTGTCGTTAGAATTTAGATACAAATCAATGAACATTTCAAAGATACTTGAATGCAATTGAGTCTTCTTACTTGGCAATATTCTAGGCCAAGAGATTGAGAATCTGTAGAAATCAAagcccattttttttataatctgaACATCCTCCTGCAAGAACATCATCGAACAGTTCTTAGCTCTCGGGCCtcatattttgatgaaaaataggtACCCTAATGCAATAtcatataaatttctaaattgaaTGGATCTCTCGtatagaaaagtaaaaagatgaTATCCTCCTAAggcatgaaatatttttctatttcttgaaGTCATATAACTCCTTTTCAAGCCAAAATAATTACAGAAACTGTTTAAAGAATACGATGATATTTGGATATTTGATTTCTTAGAACATGGTGACTTGAAACATTTCAAAAAGCAAATTTGCTGGCTTCACATCCTGTTTAAAACTATATGGTGACTTGAAACATTTCATAAAGCTGCTACTATTTGGATTCTTTTCACAGAGATGGATAGACTACACTGTAAGAACCTATATTAGTTTTCAGTCTTCCCTCGTCCATACCTTGTACCGATGATATGAATCTAGGGCGACATCTCCATTGCTGCCATTTGATATCTTGCCTGCATTAATTTATGCATGGATAGCTTCAAAGTGAAAATCTTATAAATAGTGAAACATACCACTAGATCACCCTAATTATCAttcttgattaatacaattatCATCCTTcataagaagaaagaaacaaattaaagaattagaagaggcggagagagagagacttggaAATTTATGTGTGTACTCATCCCATATACTTGGTCCCTTTCCATCTTCAAATGCTGCGCCCTCATACTGATCACAAAACAATCAAGATGTTGCTTAACACACAAATAATCAAGTCTTGCAATGTATAGAGTCTTTGAAAAACCCAATTGAAAGGAACCCATAAGTTCTGACCTGGTATGCCGATGATGCTAccccaaaaacaaaatcttgagGAAAGCTCTTGCGATTGAATGAAGCTGTGTCACCTTGGGTAGCAGCTAGGCTATTAAAACAAGAGCCAAAAACCAGCAGGAGGCTCAACAACAAGTAGCTTTGAATGGCCATATTTCAACTTGGTTTTGATTAGCAAAAAGGATGCCTAGCCTTTATATAGATGTTGGATGCGAGAAAACATCTCAAGGAAACAAGACGACTTTTAGAGATGACGAACACACCATGGATCTCCAGAAAACATACAGATGTTTTATGTGAGAAAACAGCTCCACAAACTAGATAACAGTTAGAGATAGTTAGATGACAATGATTGACTATATATAGGAATATCTAGATGGAAGCCTTACTGTTTGAGGGCGTATCATTTTGTTGAAGATCGAATTCAGCTGTGAGATATAGGCATACAGAAATAGCCATGCCTTGCTCAATCTACCCTGTAAGACACTGCgccaaaattatgttttatttatcaaaagcAAAGTAGCCATTAATTGATCTAATACACGAGAGGTGTAATaatagaactaaaaaaaaaaaaaaaaagttggagaaGCTCTGTTGAAGAGACGAGGGCAATAATTACCCCTAAATTTCTGTATTTCAGTCCctccattaatttttattttttaatggtaattgtgatatattttcaaataaaatttttatctgAAAAACCTTTATTCCTAGCAATAGTTATAATTATGGtactgtaatttttaaaacaaaataaagtgcATTAAATGCTagaaaacttattatttcataatttttttatgttattttataatcCACACTTAAATACAAATTATACTTATTGATGGTTTTTTGTTTCTCGTTTGCAAATTCAAATTGTTTGCATAATATTTAATCAAAGATTATTCCTTCACTAATagcagtattttattttatttttgtagagTTTAAATAGCCATCATTGGTTAGTAATCCATGTTGTTTCTCTAATCAAATTCAATCTTAAATTCATAACAGAGTGActttaataaagaaaaggatgaaattttaatcgtgtattatttctaaattattaGAATATCACAAGGAATATGTATATACCAGTCAACTTGACTACCACATGCTATGTTATGTTACAGGATGAATCAAAAGTTAATTCTAATTAatgccaaaaaagaaaatatttctagagttgttaatgtttatttacattaaaaaatattttaattataaaataaaaattatatatgtgtgtgtttaataaaataaatcaatagtTACAtgcatcaataaatataaatatatatatatatatataaaatattaacgataataaaaaataagatcgAGAGACTGAGAAATAAATgcagattaagatatttaatcatgTATCACTAATAGCTATTAaagttttctcatttaattatatgtcaaTATTCTTTCAACAAAAGTAATAATTTGTAttatattgaaacaaaataatatgttacTGATGAAGTTGTGGAAGAACTtcacatgaaaaataagctaTTCACGGGCTACAGTTCTGGCCAAGACATGTAAGCTTTTAAATATAAGCTTGAGtatgcttgaaaaaaaacaagttatgtTTAAATAAGTGGATGTATAGAAAATGATGTATAAAAATACCTGGAGAAAATGTGTTACGGTTTGAAGCTTTTGAATTGTGTGAAGCAATAGATGTGATCATGCCAGTCTCAAGATACTCTTCAGCTGCAGGTATGAATCCACTTTTGCTCCATTTAGCTTCCGTAAACCAGGAAGCAAATGTTTCACTCCACTTTCataccataaaaaacaaaacaccgaGACACGTTAATCAGTTGTGtagacaaaattaaacaaaccataaaggtgaagaaaaatattggaaAGCTTACTATATCTCGGAGACTGTTTGTTATATCGGTTCCGTGTTGCCGGAAGTATTTTCTTGCTAATTCGTTCACAAGGCTGTCAAGGGCATCAAAGATAATCTTACTGTGGCCACTCAAGCCCTTAGCATCCCATCTGTCAAAGTAATTTTGGGAGCATTAGGAGTTTGATCTCCGTtcataatcttttatttctctGTATAGGCACAATGGTTTACCTTTGAACTGCGTCTGTGATTCTTTCCAAATCATCAAGAGAGCCTTCCATATCATAAAAATCATCAGCAACTGCGATAACTATAGCACTCTTTGCTACCATCATTCTGATCTCAGCATCCTGATGTGGTGATGTGCTAGCAGCAACGGCAAAGTAGCGAGACGCAGTTTTCTCTCGGCCGAACCCCATGTCACTAAGGCCCCAGCTCTTAGACCACCTGTCTCACACAACCAAGACATTAATTTCCTTTAACTACCTAGAactactttattaaaaaattactttccctGTGTGTTACGTTGTCAGTTCTTCCAATTCACTCTTGTATATCGTTTTTCGAAACTCGTAGTTTTGCACAGCGGCCAGTTGCTTAAGTTTGTCATTATGAAGGCGTGTTAACCAGTGACATGGTTATGGTTTGAAATGTTCAGTATAAGAAATTATGACTTATGAGAGCCCATTTTATTTAActgatattttttgttcatgTCAGCTCACATCGAGAGTTGCATGAAAattaattggtgaaaatattggtatttattattacaattagTGTTTAACATATTATTGGTGAAGTGTTTGTTAAATGTTGGTGATATGTTAGCTAAAATAAGCATTAGTCGAGATAGGTTAAGAAAGATGGTGCCAACCCTGCATAAAAGTGTTTACCTGTAAAGAATATGTCAATAAAAGCATAAAAAGTTGGTGTGCATGGATGATGCGTGGAGCTGCATTATGACTCCTCATAACTATAAAAACATTCAGTGTGTTTTGAAAGGTGGGGGGAGGAAAAAATCAGCCATTTGAGGCTTGGTCCAAATGGTGAGGCATGGTTGGTGGCCACGAATGATATAGGTTGGTGTCCACATGTAGTGTGGTGGTGCGGTCTATTTGggatattaccaaaaaaaaaaactactcttttttttaaacaaattgcACCATCATCCCcccttttaaaatctttttttaaaaaaaaaaacatgtttgaaaggcttaactagtaaaaataaaaaaaaggacttaCTCATTAATTTCATACAAGTGATGTTGTTACATGTTATGGCTACGAGAGTGTTATCGTTGTTAGGTGTTTGAATGTTGGCCTTTCATATCTTATGAAGTGTTTGTATGCAACTTTTCTTCGTATAAATTTTTGCCAATATTTATGTAAGAGAGAAGAGTTTAATTGtcttgctttttaaaataaactgtGCAGTTATAAGAAATGAGTGTAAAAGTAAGTGATATGGTGCATGCATTCAAGGCGTAGAAAAGGGTCTTGTGAGTAGTTATAGAGAGTTGGAGAAGGATCCCTAATTCTTTTAGAGATAGATGGTATCAGAGACCTGGAGAAGGATCCATGATCGTTTTAGAAACATTTAAAAcacatatgaaaattcaatgcAGACATGTTTGGAGACATAAAAATCTCACCGTAGAGATTTTCATGGAGATATTTGGAGACAGAGATTTCACCATGAAGATTTTTATGGAGACACATTTGAAGATTTTAATGAAGATTTTTGTTAGAGGCATTGGAGATATGGAGGAAAACtactatttttattgaaatgctTAAAAGATGGAGGTACAGTTCATTTAGCTAATTTAGGGATTATTGGATCTCATATAGATTCAAGTGTGTAGACTCCCTTCATTTCATActaaattcttgttttttttttcatgaattggtAAAGGTATCCTCTAGcgataaatatttatatcttttttttttcagagcaTGGTATTCATAAATTTCATTCTTATAGTTATGGTGAAAAAAGTTGAATTTATTAAGGTTTCTCATTCTACGTTATTTGTCAAGGGAGGTGGATTATGaggtttttttccttgatgATGGTTAATACCTTAACTCGTGTGGTGGTGAGAAGGTCAGTCAAAAGCTCAAGAAATATAAAGGGATCATGAATGTGTTCGTTGGTGCTCTTTTTAGATGCTCTGATTGGATACTAGTGATGTTAACAAGATTTTGCTCGGTGAAAACATGAATGGCTTTGTCTGGTCATGTTGGTTTATTCCGctctaatataatttttcattacatGTTTAATGCTCAGAAGGGTCTTATAATACAGTATATACAGGTGTCCCTATAATGAGTAGTTGTAAACTCCACTTATCAAGGTCTCAGTGGCAAATGGTTCGAGTAGATTTTTCACATTAAGCACTTCCCCGTTAAATCTCTAGAGATATGTTATGGtgcttttatctttttgttaggTAATGGTGAAGGGTTTTGTCATGCTCTTTTTGGATGGGATGATAGTGTTGAAACAAAAGATAAGCTTAATATAGAGGTCATGAAGGGCAATGATGGAGTCATTTTCAAGGATGTGATATCATACCTTAGCAAATACAGGAAAGTTACAGGAAAAATTGTATACATGGCATCATTATTTTGTATTACAAACTTTAGGATGCctataatattttgtatatgCTCTCTATTATTTGTAAGGTCATCATGGTTATCCTAATTGGCTTTCATGGTGACACATTCTTTAAAGAGATAAGTGTGTAACACTCTATGACAAAATAGAGAATCTGGTGGGACTAGTGTTCATTCTTAGGAATTGATCTAGTATTgcatttaggtctttttttatcAGGAAGCATACAAGTGAGAGTTAAAAGAGGATTGATGGAGATATCCACGCATATGGCTAGGATCTATGGGAAAGTGATCTCCATAAGGAGAGCGACTACTTTAGAGCTAGCATAGAAATATCGTGCAAACTTTGCATGtcattttatcccttttttttaagaaaacatagtTTCCTCTTTGCATCTAGTGTGTATAATGGAATTGTGTGTTGAATTTCTTGTCAATGGAACAGAAGAGTGTGATGTTGCTCTTATATGACCAAACCATCATTGTTAAGCACTTGAACTTGATAAGTAAGTTATAAAAGATATaggaaaattaaagtttttatgggAGAGAGATCAATTACGCTTCCTTGTCTTGGAGTTTTTTTTGCCATGGAAAGAGTTTTGGTGCGTAATGAAAGGTGATGAACtgattttttgttcaattcttACAAACAACACCACTAATAAAATTGTGAAAAGACTTCACATGGAAAATGGGCTTTTCATTGGTTGTGATCCTGGACCAAGATGTGTGGGCTTTTAAATATAGGTTGTGTCTAAGCTTAAGTGttcctaaaaaaacaagttcatcGTGGAATAAAGGACTCTTCGATGCTTAAGTCGGTGGGTGTATATGGAGATGATGTGTGTGCTTACTAACATAGGTTTGATGCCAATGAgcttttctcttttcctctaGCGTGGCCTTCTAAATTTTCAAAGTATCTcttcaaaatttttttcttttggaattgATACTTCTTCATTTGATTactgtttgttttatttgacatagtttctaaaattatattattatttttttcaatttcatcctcttttagttttttaatctgTCAGATTCgattcattcttttgattgctatttattttatttgagataattttaaaaattaatttttttttcacaattccattctccattttttttccctatcaaatttgatattctttctttttattactatttttttactttggtaaattttttaaattgaattttttttatttcatccttcaatattaaatttgttgagaattgacTCAGGTTTAGGAGATTTGATCgggtttatttgattattttttttaagctcatgttttttcaatttcttccttcaatgtttatttatttattaaattctgtATCTAATTCTTTTATAACTCATCAATTTAGTTCCAAACTTAATCCAACCTGATTTcaattaaaactcaattaagGTCCAACCGGGAAGAgaataaggaaaggaaaaaaaaaaaaagacacaaactGTCCAATTGAGTTAACTTATTGTTTTCATTCCATTACCTGGGCCGTAaatttcacgggttaaccttgGTCAATACAATATATCAccatcttttcattttattccctaaatttatttatttttatgatttaatcatttgacagtatgttgttttatttttaagtcaaGGCCAGGTAAAgattaaaacaacaacaacattaaatttttttttaaccagatCATCATTTTAACAGGCGACCAATTTGTTATTGGCTCACAAGATTGAACAAGTCacaccaatttattttttcatttattaatatatatggtggtcaattaatttaatttgatgcttgcattgttttttattcaataattagcTTTGACCCTTGATGAATCACAAGCATTAAGCCTAGAATGTACAAAagcataaatttataaatttattattttattagttttttaaccATAAGTATTGATGACAAAAATGTCAAAGTTTATCCAGAAATATTGATACATTTTAtctattactatatttttgcATTCTTGGTATATTTGTGCGTGTATTTATATGTCATCCACATGGCTTGCACATAAATATTCATAGTACATGACTTTTGACTTTACTTTGAGTCAtaattcaaaagttatttttataaataacttataacaaaaataaattaaaataattttatgaaaaattgagttaattttaatttaatcaaaagttaaaacaaAGAATGTAACCTAACCAAACAGTTCGTTAAGTTAGAAGAGTGAAAcacaatttaaatcaatttgtgAAAAATACACCAAATATAACCTTTTGCCTGACTTttcgatttttattttagttagattttaacatttgaaacaaagaaaagtcatgAATATATTTAAGTAGAAACAATCCTTGACTTAAATCAAACATTTATTATAAACTTAGATCAAAATTGTACTTTCATAAGAAGTTCATTGTTTTTAACTTGTAAGTTCTCATTTAAGCTACCTCcattcttccaaaaaaaaaaaaaaaattattttaaattaattttaccaaaCATATCTCTAACTTgacttatttttcatatgaaaaaagaaatacaactcaaaatcaaaagacTTCTATAAATCATGTCAGTCATAACCTTAAGCTctctcattaaaattaaatgagaaattctatttttatctatcaataGCATCACCCTCCTTgacaaaaactataatttctggCTTCTGAAAACAATTCTATCctcaaaagaaacaaatgaaaaaccTGTTGATGATGAGATGAGATCAGATCGAAAGTGcaaaagaattataaaactACTCAGAACCAATGACATTTACACATTAGCTAATGTGAGCTGCTGTTATAGACAAGACATGTCCAGAAATGCGATCACACATAGCAAACACCATTTCTCACTTCTTCATAATTTGAGATTTCTTAACATACAAAACACTATTGCTTGGAATCTTAAAAATTGCAAGGTAAAAAGTCTTTTAACAATATTGCGTTTCAGCAATAAACAGAAGTTCCCACTGCTCAACCAACCCCTTAAACAACCACTGCCAGTATCTACTTTTGGAGGTCCAACACCAAAATTAGCATAAATACTTGCTCATCAGGAAAGAGAAATGCAGGTTGCCTTACAGTACCTATTAATCCACAAGTTGCTCGAAACAATGGAGCACGAGGTATGAAAGAGAATGAACAAGGAACAAGCCACCTTAACTAACAGATTATGCTTTTTGTTGCTGACAGTCGacacaaaattatatttacatacCTGAGATATCTGCGCAGGAAGTAGCTGCTAACAGTTGACAATAAATGATtcgataatataatataaactgtGATACAGAACTTGAGAAAGGGAATCGTGTTCCTAAGTTTCTTATGCACCATAATCTCCATTAGAATACTTCTCTTCTGGATAATAAAACGCATTCACAGTATTTCCTCCAAATTTCCTCCCATTTAGTGCATTTCTTGCGTTTGCACAACTAATGGTATCAGAATACTCCAAGAACACCTGCAAGAAATAAGAGTGCAAGGTGCTATTACTACAAAATATCTATTACTACAAGCTGCACCATAATCTCAGATTCTCTGATATTACTATCTACATGCGATAGTTCCCTTTGTTTTCAAACTAGGCAGCAAGTACAAATTTGGAGGAATGAATGCAGATACTTTCAGA
The DNA window shown above is from Populus trichocarpa isolate Nisqually-1 chromosome 4, P.trichocarpa_v4.1, whole genome shotgun sequence and carries:
- the LOC7456809 gene encoding beta-glucosidase 24, whose product is MAIQSYLLLSLLLVFGSCFNSLAATQGDTASFNRKSFPQDFVFGVASSAYQYEGAAFEDGKGPSIWDEYTHKFPSKISNGSNGDVALDSYHRYKEDVQIIKKMGFDFYRFSISWPRILPKGKKCGGVNQKGINYYNNLINELLANGIKPFVTLFHWDLPQALEDEYGGFLSDRIVNDYQDYAKICFENFGDRVKHWITLNEPTMFTMQGYIAGMFPPGRCSAWIGKNCTGGDSGAEPYMVSHNQILAHAAAVKLYRTRFQAKQKGKIGITLQTNWFVPLSNAKEDLEAVSRALDFNLGWFMSPLTSGEYPSSMRSLVGERLPKFSKKQAGSIKGSFDFIGLNYYSANYVAHKSQSNDTHRSYETDSRVASFFERDGIPIGPQAGSFWLLFYPSGLHDLLVYIKKAYNDPVIYITENGVDETDNPRLPLKEALIDNQRIDYFHQHLSFVQKAIKDGVKVKGYFAWSLMDGFEWVVGYTSRFGLNYIDHKDGLKRHPKLSAQWFTKFLKK